The following proteins come from a genomic window of Chelonia mydas isolate rCheMyd1 chromosome 15, rCheMyd1.pri.v2, whole genome shotgun sequence:
- the HSCB gene encoding iron-sulfur cluster co-chaperone protein HscB isoform X1, with the protein MWVVWRGQLCRALWGSRAPAASSRPRSAEAGSLPAPRCWSCGIALPAPGGLPRFCPACQALQPPESQPDLFRLMDCDRSFSINVQQLQQRFRSLQRSLHPDYFSQRPQKERDFSEQHSSLVNRAYQTLLSPLRRGLYLLELNGVELAKGTDSDIDVEFLKEIMEINETLAEPNNEAKIEEIESFIEVKREELTKDVSKAFERDDLQEAKKLLAKMKYFENLEDKVKSKKNPS; encoded by the exons ATGTGGGTTGTGTGGAGGGGTCAGCTCTGCAGGGCGCTGTGGGGTTCTCGGGCTCCAGCCGCCTCTTCTCGGCCGCGTAGTGCGGAGGCCGGCTCGCTCCCCGCCCCACGCTGCTGGAGTTGTGGTATCGCTCTCCCCGCTCCCGGGGGGCTGCCTCGCTTCTGTCCGGCCTGCCAGGCCCTGCAGCCGCCGGAGTCCCAGCCTGACCTCTTCCGCCTGATGGACtg cgATCGCTCATTCAGcatcaatgtgcagcagctgcagcagcgaTTCCGGAGCTTGCAACGCTCCCTGCACCCTGATTACTTCAGCCAGAGACCCCAG AAAGAGCGGGACTTTTCTGAACAACACTCTTCCTTGGTTAACAGAGCCTACCAAACCCTTCTAAGTCCCTTGAGACGTGGATTGTACCTA CTGGAGCTGAATGGAGTGGAACTGGCAAAAGGGACAGACAGTGACATAGatgtggagttcctcaaggaaaTCATGGAAATCAATGAGACACTGGCAGAACCTAATAATGAGGCTAAAATAGAAGAGATTGAAAGTTTCATTGAAG ttaAACGAGAAGAATTGACCAAGGATgtgagcaaagcttttgaaagAG ATGATCTTCAAGAAGCCAAGAAACTTCtagccaaaatgaaatattttgaaaacttggAGGACAAGGTGAAGAGCAAGAAGAATCCTTCCTGA
- the HSCB gene encoding iron-sulfur cluster co-chaperone protein HscB isoform X3 codes for MWVVWRGQLCRALWGSRAPAASSRPRSAEAGSLPAPRCWSCGIALPAPGGLPRFCPACQALQPPESQPDLFRLMDCDRSFSINVQQLQQRFRSLQRSLHPDYFSQRPQLELNGVELAKGTDSDIDVEFLKEIMEINETLAEPNNEAKIEEIESFIEVKREELTKDVSKAFERDDLQEAKKLLAKMKYFENLEDKVKSKKNPS; via the exons ATGTGGGTTGTGTGGAGGGGTCAGCTCTGCAGGGCGCTGTGGGGTTCTCGGGCTCCAGCCGCCTCTTCTCGGCCGCGTAGTGCGGAGGCCGGCTCGCTCCCCGCCCCACGCTGCTGGAGTTGTGGTATCGCTCTCCCCGCTCCCGGGGGGCTGCCTCGCTTCTGTCCGGCCTGCCAGGCCCTGCAGCCGCCGGAGTCCCAGCCTGACCTCTTCCGCCTGATGGACtg cgATCGCTCATTCAGcatcaatgtgcagcagctgcagcagcgaTTCCGGAGCTTGCAACGCTCCCTGCACCCTGATTACTTCAGCCAGAGACCCCAG CTGGAGCTGAATGGAGTGGAACTGGCAAAAGGGACAGACAGTGACATAGatgtggagttcctcaaggaaaTCATGGAAATCAATGAGACACTGGCAGAACCTAATAATGAGGCTAAAATAGAAGAGATTGAAAGTTTCATTGAAG ttaAACGAGAAGAATTGACCAAGGATgtgagcaaagcttttgaaagAG ATGATCTTCAAGAAGCCAAGAAACTTCtagccaaaatgaaatattttgaaaacttggAGGACAAGGTGAAGAGCAAGAAGAATCCTTCCTGA
- the HSCB gene encoding iron-sulfur cluster co-chaperone protein HscB isoform X2, which produces MWVVWRGQLCRALWGSRAPAASSRPRSAEAGSLPAPRCWSCGIALPAPGGLPRFCPACQALQPPESQPDLFRLMDCDRSFSINVQQLQQRFRSLQRSLHPDYFSQRPQKERDFSEQHSSLVNRAYQTLLSPLRRGLYLLELNGVELAKGTDSDIDVEFLKEIMEINETLAEPNNEAKIEEIESFIEVKREELTKDVSKAFERVLYFR; this is translated from the exons ATGTGGGTTGTGTGGAGGGGTCAGCTCTGCAGGGCGCTGTGGGGTTCTCGGGCTCCAGCCGCCTCTTCTCGGCCGCGTAGTGCGGAGGCCGGCTCGCTCCCCGCCCCACGCTGCTGGAGTTGTGGTATCGCTCTCCCCGCTCCCGGGGGGCTGCCTCGCTTCTGTCCGGCCTGCCAGGCCCTGCAGCCGCCGGAGTCCCAGCCTGACCTCTTCCGCCTGATGGACtg cgATCGCTCATTCAGcatcaatgtgcagcagctgcagcagcgaTTCCGGAGCTTGCAACGCTCCCTGCACCCTGATTACTTCAGCCAGAGACCCCAG AAAGAGCGGGACTTTTCTGAACAACACTCTTCCTTGGTTAACAGAGCCTACCAAACCCTTCTAAGTCCCTTGAGACGTGGATTGTACCTA CTGGAGCTGAATGGAGTGGAACTGGCAAAAGGGACAGACAGTGACATAGatgtggagttcctcaaggaaaTCATGGAAATCAATGAGACACTGGCAGAACCTAATAATGAGGCTAAAATAGAAGAGATTGAAAGTTTCATTGAAG ttaAACGAGAAGAATTGACCAAGGATgtgagcaaagcttttgaaagAG TTCTTTATTTCAGATGA
- the LOC102938834 gene encoding solute carrier family 2, facilitated glucose transporter member 11 — MECQLLLKGPRSPSKLPSWTLFLAVCAVGIGGTFQYGYNVSIINAPTVHIHKFLNETWSSRYQTELNPSLLTLLWSVIASIFSLGGLCGAHIGGSVAIRLGRKGALLVNNFIAILASILMGISFPTGLFELLMVGRFLIGVNTGIGICVQPLYIGEVAPKHLRGAMAMGSSIFLTGGILTGQIIGLRELLGGEKYWPFLLSSSCFPALAQLFFLPWFPESPRYLLIDRGDEMKCTKALKRFHGPLHYHEEMEDIERERFALNGEKPKKPWQLFGDRSVKWQLITVIVMTMGQQLSGINAIYFYASYIFKQAGIPAEKIPYVTLGTGACECLTALTCGLLIDYMGRRLLIIGGYTLMSFWCIVLTFSLTYQELYPWVPYLSMASIFAFILSFGLGPGGITNTLTAELFTQSSRPAAYMIGGSVSWLSFFTIGMLFPFIVNGLKQYCFVVFLLESLLVASFLFFVIPETKNKSFLEIKQEFQHLNFRGRIKEKEAEL; from the exons ATGGAGTGCCAGCTTCTGCTGAAAGGTCCTAGAAGCCCCAGCAAG CTGCCCAGCTGGACACTGTTTCTGGCTGTTTGTGCTGTCGGAATTGGAGGGACATTTCAATATGGATATAATGTTTCCATTATCAATGCACCCACTGTG CACATCCACAAATTCCTAAATGAAACTTGGAGCAGTCGCTATCAGACAGAACTGAATCCAAGCTTGCTGACTCTCCTCTGGTCTGTCATTGCTTCCATATTTTCCCTTGGAGGTCTGTGTGGAGCTCACATTGGAGGCAGCGTGGCGATTAGACTAGGCAG AAAAGGAGCTCTTCTGGTGAACAATTTCATAGCGATACTGGCCTCCATTTTAATGGGGATCAGTTTTCCAACAGGATTGTTTGAGTTATTGATGGTTGGCAGGTTTTTGATTGGCGTAAACACAG GTATTGGCATCTGTGTGCAACCACTCTATATAGGGGAGGTTGCCCCAAAACATCTCCGAGGTGCTATGGCCATGGGCAGTTCCATATTTTTGACTGGAGGAATTCTGACAGGACAAATAATTGGTCTAAG GGAATTACTTGGTGGAGAAAAGTATTGGCCTTTCTTGCTCTCCAGCAGCTGTTTCCCTGCATTAGCCCAACTATTCTTTCTCCCTTGGTTTCCTGAAAGTCCCAGGTATCTTCTTATTGACAGAGGGGATGAGATGAAATGCACCAAGG CTTTGAAGCGTTTTCATGGGCCCTTGCACTATCACGAGGAGATGGAAGATATAGAGAGAGAACGTTTTGCCTTAAACGGGGAGAAACCCAAGAAACCATGGCAACTATTTGGTGATCGCAGTGTAAAGTGGCAGCTCATTACGGTGATTGTGATGACTATGGGCCAGCAGCTCAGTGGGATAAATGCT ATTTACTTCTATgcaagttacatttttaaacaagctgGGATCCCTGCAGAAAAAATTCCATACGTTACTCTGGGCACGGGAGCTTGTGAATGCCTTACAGCCCTCACTTGC GGTTTGCTGATTGACTACATGGGAAGAAGACTGCTCATCATTGGAGGATACACCCTGATGAGCTTTTGGTGCATAGTGTTAACATTCTCCCTGACGTATCAG GAGCTGTACCCCTGGGTGCCTTATTTGAGCATGGCATCTATATTTGCTTTCATCCTGAGCTTTGGGTTAGGTCCAG GTGGTATAACAAATACATTGACTGCTGAATTATTTACCCAGTCTTCACGTCCTGCTGCTTACATGATAGGAGGATCTGTTAGTTGGCTGAGTTTCTTCACAATAGGAATGCTCTTCCCCTTTATAGTG aatGGACTGAAGCAGTATTGCTTTGTGGTGTTTTTACTGGAAAGCTTATTGGTTGCCAGTTTCCTCTTCTTTGTCATTCCTGAGACAAAAAACAAATCTTTTCTGGAAATCAAACAAGAATTTCAACACCTTAATTTCAGAGGAAGAATCAAAGAGAAGGAAGCAGAACTATAA